One Prinia subflava isolate CZ2003 ecotype Zambia chromosome 8, Cam_Psub_1.2, whole genome shotgun sequence DNA window includes the following coding sequences:
- the LOC134553851 gene encoding uncharacterized protein LOC134553851, whose amino-acid sequence MLGGQSGGMRRCRGAGLAALAAVLLVAVARAEVQQEPSLETPEGSGININCSHPKIKISDYIYWYRQLPGGEPKLLAVIVKGSKELPEREGRLWVSEDRRWSALWLWRPRRGDAAVYYCALGARAEEPGLRPGTNRRGRGRAGPGAQRRPRPAGGAAAPPAGPRAAPQLLPVPRARPHRARTARHARGPHTLPARPCPHTLAAHSPARPRSRAALGPTPNCGAPRLCQRLSPSARACCCSQPPLLIHGVLSPP is encoded by the exons ATGCTCGGAGGGCAGAGCGGCGGCATGCGGCGGTGTCGGGGtgcggggctggcggcgctgGCCGCGGTGCTGCTCG TGGCTGTGGCCAGGGCCGAGGTACAGCAGGAGCCGTCGCTGGAGACCCCCGAGGGTAGCGGCATCAACATCAACTGCTCACATCCCAAAATCAAGATCAGCGATTACATTTACTGGTACCGTCAGCTCCCGGGAGGAGAACCCAAACTCCTCGCAGTCATTGTGAAAGGGTCCAAAGAGCTGCCGGAGAGAGAAGGTCGTCTGTGGGTGTCGGAGGATCGGCGTTGGAGCGCGCTGTGGCTgtggcggccccggcgcggggaCGCGGCCGTGTATTACTGCGCGCTGGGCGCACGGGCAgaggagccggggctgcggccgggCACGAACcgccgcgggcggggccgggcggggccgggggcgcagcgccggccgcggccagcagggggcgctgccgctccgcccgccgggccccgcgcggccccgcagctccttcctgtgccCCGAGCCCGCCCGCACCGAGCCCGCACAGCCCGGCACGCCCGGGGCCCGCACACGCTGCCAGCGCGCCCCTGCCCGCACACACTCGCCGCGCACAGCCCGGCACGGCCTCGCTCCCGAGCCGCCCTCGGCCCGACACCCAACTGCGGAGCCCCGCGCCTCTGCCAGCGCCTCTCGCCCTCCGCCCGCGCCTGCTGCTGCTCGCAGCCGCCTTTGCTAATTCATGGGGTGCTGTCACCTCCGTAG